In Bos indicus x Bos taurus breed Angus x Brahman F1 hybrid chromosome 1, Bos_hybrid_MaternalHap_v2.0, whole genome shotgun sequence, a single window of DNA contains:
- the STX19 gene encoding syntaxin-19, whose amino-acid sequence MKDRLPELKQRTKETELSKDKDVPTTEAEEQGVFLQQAVIYEREPVAERHLHEIQKLQESINNLTDNVQKFGQQQKSLVASMRRFSLLKKESSIAKEIKIQAEHINRGLDDLVKEVKKSEDESGPSSVVTRILKFQHAAMFRHFQQTMFTYNDTIAAKQEKCRTFIFRQLEVAGKELPEEEVNDMLHQGKWEVFNESLLTEISITKAQLSEIEQRHKELVNLENQIKDLRDLFIQISLLVEEQGESVNSIEMIVNGTKEYVNTTKEKFGLAVKYKKRNPCKILCCWCCPCCG is encoded by the coding sequence atgaaagaccGACTTCCAGAACTGAAGCAACGAACAAAGGAAACTGAGCTCTCTAAAGACAAGGACGTGCCGACTACAGAAGCAGAGGAACAAGGGGTGTTTCTGCAGCAAGCTGTTATTTATGAAAGAGAGCCTGTAGCTGAGAGACACCTACATGAGATACAGAAACTACAGGAGAGTATTAACAATTTGACAGATAATGTTCAAAAATTTGGGCAGCAACAGAAAAGTCTGGTGGCTTCAATGAGAAGGTTTAGTCTACTTAAGAAAGAGTCTAGCATtgcaaaagagataaaaatccAAGCAGAACACATTAACAGAGGTTTGGATGATTTagtaaaagaagttaaaaagtCAGAGGATGAAAGTGGTCCATCATCAGTGGTCACGAGGATACTTAAATTTCAGCATGCTGCAATGTTCCGCCATTTTCAGCAAACTATGTTTACATACAATGACACAATAGCAGCAAAACAAGAGAAGTGCAGGACATTTATTTTCCGTCAGCTTGAAGTTGCAGGAAAAGAACTACCTGAAGAAGAAGTAAATGATATGCTTCATCAAGGAAAATGGGAAGTTTTTAATGAAAGCTTACTCACAGAAATCAGTATCACTAAAGCACAACTCTCAGAGATAGAGCAGAGACACAAAGAACTGGTTAATCTGGAAAACCAAATAAAGGATTTAAGGGATCTTTTCATTCAGATATCTCTTTTGGTAGAGGAACAGGGAGAAAGTGTCAACAGTATTGAAATGATAGTGAATGGCACAAAAGAGTATGTTAACACTACTAAAGAAAAATTTGGACTAgctgtaaaatataaaaaaagaaatccctgcAAGATATTGTGTTGTTGGTGTTGTCCATGCTGTGGCTGA